A segment of the Peptoclostridium acidaminophilum DSM 3953 genome:
ATAGATCCGATTAAATACAAAGAGCTTGTTGACACCGGGGATTTTTCTCTTACAACAATCAGAAATTTATGTGAAGAAATGAAAGTACCGCCATATATCCTTATTGGCAGATTGCAGCGAGAAAAGCATATAGAATATCATTGTTATTCAGATGAAAAGATCAGATATGAGCTTGATGAAATCGAAAGAAAAATAGGATAAAACAAATCAAGCCACTTAAAGTTTAGCCTCAGAAATGGGGCTTTTTTCATGCCCATTTAAAGGAGAGTGATGTCCATGGGAATATTGCAAGGGATATTTAAGGCGCGTGATAAACCTAAAAATACTCTTTCAGGAAGTTATTACAGCTTCTTTTTTGGAAGTACTAGTGCTGGTAAGCCAGTTAATGAGCAAACCGCCATGCAAATGACCGCAGTGTATAGCTGCGTGAGAATCTTATCGGAGACCTTAGCTGGTTTGCCTCTTCATGTTTACAAATACAATGATTCAGGCGGAAAGGAGAAAAACCTAAAACACCCACTTTACAAGTTGCTCCATGATGAACCAAATCCTGAGATGACTTCCTTTGCGTTTAGAGAAACGCTGATGAGTCATCTTTTATTATGGGGAAATGCCTATGCTCAGATTATTAGAAATGCAAGAGGTGAAGTGATTTCTCTCTACCAATTAATGCCAAATAAAATGACCGTCGATCGCGATTCAAGTGGTCGGCTTTTCTATTTGTATCAGCGTGGCAATGAAGATGTCCCTACTCTTGGTAGAGAACATCAAGTGTATCTTTCACCATCAGACGTCCTTCATATCCCCGGTCTTGGCTTTGACGGGCTGGTAGGCTATTCACCCATTGCCATGGCGAAAAATGCTGTAGGCCTTGCCATAGCTACGGAAGAATATGGAGCTAAGTTTTTTGCTAATGGGGCTTCACCGGGTGGCGTCTTAGAACATCCCGGTACCATCAAGGACCCTCAGAAGATTAAAGAATCCTGGAATGCTGCCTACCAAGGAAGCGGTAATGCCCACCGGGTGGCTGTACTTGAGGAAGGCATGAAGTATCAACCCATTGGTATTTCACCTGAGCAAGCTCAGTTCCTAGAGACTAGAAAGTTTCAGATCAATGAGATCGCTCGTATCTTTAGAGTCCCACCACATATGCTTGCTGACCTTGAGAAGTCATCCTTCAGTAACATCGAACAGCAATCAATGGAATTCGTAAAATATACACTTGATCCATGGGTGGTCCGTTGGGAACAGTCCATGTGTAGGGTACTGCTCATGGAAAGCGAGAAGCCTAGTGTCTTTATCAAGTTTAATGTGGATGGCCTTCTGCGTGGTGACTACGTCAGTCGAATGAGTGGATATGCCACTGCAAGGCAGAACGGTTGGATGAGTGCCAATGATATCAGAGAACTTGAAAATCTGGATAGGATTCCAGAGTCACTTGGTGGCGACCTCTACCTCATCAACGGGGCCATGACTAAATTACAGGACGCAGGCGCGTTCGCAAATATTAAAGAAACGGAGGAACCTAAATGAAGAAGTTTTGGAACTGGGCACGAGATGAAAACACTGGTGTCCGAACACTCTACCTAGACGGCGTTATTGCCGAAGACTCATGGTTCGATGATGATGTCACACCTAAGGCATTTAAAGCAGAGCTTACAGCCGGCGAGGGTGACATTGTTATTTGGCTTAATTCTCCAGGAGGTGATTGCATTGCTGCTAGTCAGATTTACGCCATGCTGATGGATTACAAAGGCACTGTTACCGTAAAGATTGATGGAATTGCTGCCTCTGCCGCCTCTGTCATCGCCATGGCTGGGACAACGGTGCTCATGGCACCAACAGCCCTAATGATGGTCCATAACCCTCTTACCGTGGCCATTGGGGACAGCGAGGAAATGAAAAAAGCCATCTCCATGCTTTCAGAAGTTAAAGAGAGCATCATCAATGCGTATGAAATCAAGACAGGCCAGTCAAGAACAAAGCTCTCCCATCTTATGGATGCAGAAACCTGGCTTAATGCAAAGAAGGCCATCGAGCTTGGCTTTGCTGATGGCATTTTGGAGGGTGAGAAGAAACGAAATCAGACCGAGGACTTTACCTATGCCTTCAGCCGCAGAGCTGTTACCAACTCCTTGCTGGATAAGGTAAAACCTAAGCTACCAAAAGAGAATACTGGCACCCCTATTGAGTCGCTAGAAAAGCGGCTTTCTTTGATTCAACACTAAATTTTAGGAGGAAAACACTATGAACAAAATTCTTGAACTGCGTGAAAAAAGAGCAAAGTCCTGGGAAGCTGCTAAAGCATTCCTGGATACCAAAAGAGGTACAGATGGAATTGTATCCGCCGAAGACACTGCAACCTATGAAAAAATGGAAGCTGATGTGGTTGCCCTTGGTAAAGAGATTGATCGTCTTGAAAAACAAGAGGCCCTTGACCGCGAGCTTTCAAAGCCACTTAACACTCCACTTACCGGAAAGCCTATCTTCCAAGGTATGGAATCTAAATCTGGTAGAGCTTCTGCTGAATACCAGAAAGCATTCTGGAATGCCATGAGAACCCGTTCTGGTGAAGGGCTTGATCCAGTGATTAAGAACGCACTGCAGATTGGAACCGACACAGAAGGTGGATATCTTGTACCAGATGAGTTCGAGCGTACTCTTATTGAAGCCCTGGATGAAGAGAATATCTTTAGAAAGCTGGCCAATGTCATTTCCACTGCCTCTGGCGATCGTAAGATTCCTGTTGTTGCCTCCAAAGGAACCGCTTCTTGGATTGATGAGGAAGGTGCAATTCCTGAAAGCGATGATAGCTTTGGACAGGTATCCATCGGCGCTTACAAGCTGGGTACCATGATAAAGGTATCTGAAGAACTGCTTAATGACAGCGTGTTTAATCTCGAAAACTATATCGCCAAGGAGTTTGCAAGACGTATCGGTAACAAGGAAGAAGATGCCTTCTTCATTGGAGATGGATCTGGTAAGCCTACGGGTATCCTTGCGGCCACTGGTGGCGCGCAAATTGGCGTAACCGCAGCAAGTGCCACTGCTATTTCCATTGATGAAGTTTTGGACCTCTTCTATTCACTTAAATCGCCTTACAGAAACAAGGCCGTTTTCGTCATGAACGATGCGACCATTAAGGCCATTAGAAAACTGAAAGATGGCCAGGGTCAATATATCTGGCAACCTTCGCTTCAGGCTGGAACACCAGATACCATTTTGAACAGACCTGTTTATACCTCTGCCTATGCTCCTACCATCGCCGCATCTGCAAAGTCCATCGTCTTCGGTGACTTTGGTTACTACTGGGTGGCGGATCGTCAGGGTCGTGTGTTTAAAAGACTGAATGAGCTCTATGCTGCCACCGGGCAGGTGGGATTTGTTGCCACTCAGCGTGTTGATGGAAAGCTGATTCTGCCTGAGGCCATCAAAGTGCTTCAGCAGAAAGCGTAATGGAGGTGCACTATGAGTTATAACACAAAGAACTTTACCGAACAGGGCGGAGATAAAACCGTCATTGGTGGAACTCTTGAAATCAAGGATGGGGCGGTCGTTACTGGCCTCCCTGTTCTCGATAATCAAGCCTCAAGTACTGCTGCCACTGTAGAAGATTTGGTGACAGATTTCAACGCCCTTATTACCAAACTTAAAGCAGCAGGGCTAATGAACTCAGATTAATGAAAGGATGGTGGCGGTATGACACTGCTTGAAAAAGTAAAAGCGAACCTCATTCTTGAACACTCGGCGGACGATGAACTGCTTGAGATGTACATCACCGCCTCCACGCGGTACGCAGAGAGCTATCAGCATTTTCCTGAAAACCATTATATCGAAGCAGTTATGCCAGCCACTACAGAACAAGCCATCATCATGCTGTCGTCCCACTTTTATGAATCCAGGGACGGCAGTACCGGTGGTTTCTTTTCAGATAATGTTC
Coding sequences within it:
- a CDS encoding phage portal protein is translated as MGILQGIFKARDKPKNTLSGSYYSFFFGSTSAGKPVNEQTAMQMTAVYSCVRILSETLAGLPLHVYKYNDSGGKEKNLKHPLYKLLHDEPNPEMTSFAFRETLMSHLLLWGNAYAQIIRNARGEVISLYQLMPNKMTVDRDSSGRLFYLYQRGNEDVPTLGREHQVYLSPSDVLHIPGLGFDGLVGYSPIAMAKNAVGLAIATEEYGAKFFANGASPGGVLEHPGTIKDPQKIKESWNAAYQGSGNAHRVAVLEEGMKYQPIGISPEQAQFLETRKFQINEIARIFRVPPHMLADLEKSSFSNIEQQSMEFVKYTLDPWVVRWEQSMCRVLLMESEKPSVFIKFNVDGLLRGDYVSRMSGYATARQNGWMSANDIRELENLDRIPESLGGDLYLINGAMTKLQDAGAFANIKETEEPK
- a CDS encoding phage major capsid protein — protein: MNKILELREKRAKSWEAAKAFLDTKRGTDGIVSAEDTATYEKMEADVVALGKEIDRLEKQEALDRELSKPLNTPLTGKPIFQGMESKSGRASAEYQKAFWNAMRTRSGEGLDPVIKNALQIGTDTEGGYLVPDEFERTLIEALDEENIFRKLANVISTASGDRKIPVVASKGTASWIDEEGAIPESDDSFGQVSIGAYKLGTMIKVSEELLNDSVFNLENYIAKEFARRIGNKEEDAFFIGDGSGKPTGILAATGGAQIGVTAASATAISIDEVLDLFYSLKSPYRNKAVFVMNDATIKAIRKLKDGQGQYIWQPSLQAGTPDTILNRPVYTSAYAPTIAASAKSIVFGDFGYYWVADRQGRVFKRLNELYAATGQVGFVATQRVDGKLILPEAIKVLQQKA
- a CDS encoding head maturation protease, ClpP-related → MKKFWNWARDENTGVRTLYLDGVIAEDSWFDDDVTPKAFKAELTAGEGDIVIWLNSPGGDCIAASQIYAMLMDYKGTVTVKIDGIAASAASVIAMAGTTVLMAPTALMMVHNPLTVAIGDSEEMKKAISMLSEVKESIINAYEIKTGQSRTKLSHLMDAETWLNAKKAIELGFADGILEGEKKRNQTEDFTYAFSRRAVTNSLLDKVKPKLPKENTGTPIESLEKRLSLIQH
- a CDS encoding head-tail connector protein → MTLLEKVKANLILEHSADDELLEMYITASTRYAESYQHFPENHYIEAVMPATTEQAIIMLSSHFYESRDGSTGGFFSDNVQAGQQVWNTVNLLLRLDRDWKV